A stretch of Candidatus Binatia bacterium DNA encodes these proteins:
- a CDS encoding type II toxin-antitoxin system HigB family toxin, translating to MRIIAKRTLRLFWESDRRYGDAKRALEDWHAQVSRANWTNPADVKRHYGDASILKRSRVVFNICGNRYRLVVQINYPYRVVYVRFVGTHAQYDEIDAETV from the coding sequence GTGCGGATCATTGCGAAGCGTACGCTCCGGCTCTTCTGGGAGAGCGATCGGCGCTACGGCGACGCGAAGCGCGCCCTGGAGGACTGGCACGCACAGGTGAGTCGAGCAAACTGGACCAACCCGGCCGATGTCAAGCGCCATTACGGAGACGCGAGCATTCTCAAGAGAAGCCGGGTCGTGTTCAATATCTGCGGGAACAGGTATCGCCTTGTCGTACAGATCAACTACCCATACCGTGTGGTCTACGTCCGGTTCGTCGGAACGCACGCGCAGTATGATGAGATCGATGCGGAGACAGTGTGA
- a CDS encoding helix-turn-helix domain-containing protein yields MKVTPIKNEAAYTAALAEIDRLMDAAPDTPRGDRLDVLVTLVEAYERAHWSIDPPDPIDAIKVRMEQRGVSRRELEALLGGRNRVSEVLNRKRPLTIDMIRRLHRGLDIPAESLIKPTVRSTRRRARRTAA; encoded by the coding sequence ATGAAGGTAACACCAATCAAGAATGAAGCGGCATACACGGCGGCCCTGGCCGAGATCGACCGGCTCATGGATGCGGCGCCGGACACACCGCGGGGCGACCGCCTCGACGTGCTCGTCACGCTCGTCGAGGCCTACGAGCGCGCGCATTGGAGCATCGACCCGCCCGACCCGATCGATGCGATCAAGGTGCGAATGGAGCAACGGGGCGTGTCGCGCCGGGAGCTGGAAGCGCTGCTCGGGGGCCGGAATCGGGTGTCCGAGGTGCTGAACCGTAAGCGGCCCCTCACGATCGACATGATTCGTCGCTTACATCGCGGCCTCGACATACCAGCCGAATCGCTCATCAAACCCACGGTGCGATCGACTCGCCGCCGCGCCCGCCGGACGGCGGCGTGA